One segment of Nostoc piscinale CENA21 DNA contains the following:
- a CDS encoding YajQ family cyclic di-GMP-binding protein → MASTYSFDIVSDFDRQELVNAVDQVVRDVNSRYDLKDTKTTVELGETTITVNTDSEFTLDSVHNILREKAAKRSLSQKIFEFGKVESASGNRVRQEITLKKGISQDIAKQISKLIRDEFKKVQASIQGDAVRVSAKSKDDLQIIIQRLKQEDYPVALQFTNYR, encoded by the coding sequence ATGGCTTCAACTTACTCCTTTGACATTGTGAGCGATTTTGATCGGCAAGAATTAGTTAACGCTGTTGATCAAGTTGTGCGAGACGTTAACAGTCGATATGACCTCAAAGATACTAAAACTACAGTTGAATTGGGTGAAACAACTATTACTGTTAATACCGACAGTGAGTTTACTTTAGATTCTGTACACAACATTCTGCGCGAAAAAGCTGCCAAGCGTAGTCTCTCTCAAAAGATTTTTGAATTTGGCAAAGTTGAATCTGCGAGTGGTAATCGTGTACGTCAAGAAATCACACTCAAAAAAGGTATCAGCCAGGATATTGCCAAGCAAATTTCTAAATTGATTCGTGATGAATTTAAAAAGGTGCAAGCTTCAATTCAAGGTGATGCTGTACGGGTTTCTGCAAAATCAAAAGATGATTTACAAATTATCATTCAACGGTTAAAACAAGAAGACTACCCAGTTGCATTACAATTTACAAACTATCGTTAG
- a CDS encoding tetratricopeptide repeat protein — protein MQDVSEQSLEIARKRYQAGRIAFENGQYREAIENLEKASALLARNSRLGGEAQLWLVTAYEAAGRNEEAIALCKQLQRHPYSETNKQARRLLYILQAPKLKRPSEWMTEIPDLGALSDNESKMRVATNPPKSSVKKKPADKEFVDLSQVNTKDNRFIWVAIAAIGLILSYLTWLAF, from the coding sequence ATGCAAGACGTGAGTGAACAAAGTTTAGAAATTGCCAGAAAGCGTTACCAAGCTGGGAGAATTGCCTTTGAAAATGGGCAGTATCGGGAAGCGATTGAAAATCTGGAAAAGGCCAGCGCCTTGTTAGCGCGGAATTCCCGCTTAGGGGGAGAAGCACAACTATGGCTAGTAACAGCTTATGAAGCAGCCGGCAGAAATGAAGAAGCGATCGCACTTTGCAAACAACTACAACGCCATCCTTATTCCGAAACAAATAAACAAGCTCGGCGATTGCTCTACATTTTACAAGCACCAAAGCTGAAACGACCCAGCGAATGGATGACGGAGATTCCCGATTTGGGTGCATTATCGGATAATGAATCGAAAATGCGGGTGGCGACTAATCCCCCCAAATCTTCTGTCAAGAAAAAACCTGCTGACAAGGAATTTGTTGATCTCAGCCAAGTTAATACCAAAGATAATCGCTTTATTTGGGTAGCGATCGCTGCTATTGGATTAATTCTCTCCTACTTAACTTGGTTGGCATTCTGA
- a CDS encoding MAPEG family protein: protein MTIFLYCIAAAAVLIYLPFLLVAYARLSVGYDISAPRAMFDKLPPYAQRATWAHQNSFETFTIFAVAALMAYVTNVNSTVAVVAAIAFVVTRLLYSIFYILNIPLLRSLMFAVGSLGSATLFFFSIMQANN from the coding sequence ATGACTATTTTTTTGTACTGTATTGCCGCAGCTGCTGTATTAATTTATCTGCCGTTTTTGCTGGTGGCGTATGCCCGGTTGAGTGTGGGATATGATATTTCCGCACCTCGCGCGATGTTTGATAAATTGCCACCTTATGCTCAACGAGCGACTTGGGCGCATCAAAATTCTTTTGAAACATTTACGATTTTTGCTGTCGCCGCATTGATGGCTTATGTCACTAATGTAAATTCTACTGTGGCTGTAGTTGCGGCGATCGCTTTTGTCGTGACGCGGTTGTTATACTCTATCTTTTATATTTTGAATATACCGCTTTTGCGATCGCTGATGTTTGCTGTTGGTTCTTTGGGTTCTGCTACGCTCTTCTTCTTTAGCATCATGCAAGCAAATAATTAA
- a CDS encoding DUF3153 domain-containing protein: MNFSKLGKILMWLIQPLGGLMTQLRHNINRIFSPRKTILWLVVLTSLLLSGCVKYDVGVNFHHSNSGELVQHIKLGEQLTSFSGDYVYAWLDSIENRTRKLEGKVRRISQEELIVTIPFSNGQELQTKFNDFFNSHNNQKVAATNSEAESELPKIESNLLLFQNNFLLLVRNRLIYDLDLRSLALIASKGNVIADPGAILNLEFSLNTPWGANNIQLTENAVEPEKQGNQLLWRLQPGELNHIEVVFWLPSPLGIGALLIVLFVWGGMYLRYTFMPDPRVQFTPQSTATES, from the coding sequence ATGAATTTTTCTAAGTTGGGAAAAATATTGATGTGGTTAATTCAACCATTGGGCGGGTTAATGACACAACTCAGACACAACATTAACCGCATCTTTTCCCCAAGAAAAACTATTTTGTGGCTAGTAGTGTTAACATCCCTGCTGTTGTCTGGGTGTGTAAAGTATGATGTTGGCGTGAATTTTCATCACTCCAATAGCGGCGAACTAGTGCAGCATATTAAGTTAGGTGAACAGCTTACTAGTTTTAGTGGTGATTATGTATATGCCTGGTTAGATAGTATAGAAAATCGGACTCGTAAACTAGAAGGCAAAGTCCGACGTATTTCTCAAGAAGAACTAATAGTTACCATTCCCTTTAGTAATGGTCAAGAATTACAAACTAAGTTTAATGACTTTTTTAATTCCCACAACAACCAAAAAGTAGCAGCTACAAATAGCGAAGCTGAATCAGAATTACCGAAAATTGAATCTAATTTACTGCTATTCCAGAATAATTTTTTATTGTTAGTGCGGAATCGGTTAATTTATGATTTAGACTTGCGATCGCTGGCGTTAATTGCCAGTAAAGGTAACGTCATTGCTGATCCAGGTGCAATTCTCAATTTAGAATTTAGCTTAAACACTCCCTGGGGTGCGAACAATATTCAACTCACTGAAAATGCTGTCGAACCAGAAAAACAAGGTAATCAACTGCTGTGGCGACTCCAACCCGGTGAACTCAATCATATAGAAGTAGTATTTTGGCTTCCCAGTCCTTTGGGTATTGGTGCTTTGTTAATTGTCTTGTTCGTTTGGGGTGGAATGTACCTCAGATACACCTTTATGCCAGATCCAAGAGTTCAGTTTACACCTCAATCAACTGCAACAGAATCTTAA
- the ebsA gene encoding type IV pilus biogenesis protein EbsA, whose protein sequence is MSIEQLQPATQQQASVYLPYIQGTKRNFLPYAISLYQKGILEGHRKIEASENIPFVASWNVATLPSDLTRCRMQFDGNAELSYEVMMASFEFISFLIELMENYKRYRVTDFSQSFYRKLLRIDE, encoded by the coding sequence ATGTCTATTGAGCAACTCCAGCCTGCAACTCAGCAGCAAGCAAGCGTTTACTTGCCTTATATTCAGGGTACAAAGCGGAATTTCTTGCCCTATGCCATCAGTCTCTATCAAAAAGGTATTTTGGAGGGACACCGCAAAATAGAAGCCAGTGAAAATATTCCCTTTGTCGCTTCTTGGAATGTGGCCACCCTGCCTTCAGACTTAACGCGCTGCCGAATGCAGTTTGATGGTAATGCTGAACTCAGTTATGAAGTGATGATGGCCAGCTTTGAGTTTATTAGTTTTTTAATTGAATTAATGGAAAACTATAAACGTTATCGTGTCACAGACTTTTCCCAATCATTCTACAGAAAGTTGCTGCGTATTGATGAATAA
- a CDS encoding phosphotransacetylase family protein: MPKSAKHLLIGSTETYSGKSATVLGLSYQLQQKGLDIAYGKPLGTCLTTSSGTLIEEDVQFIASSLNLAANRIAPTMLALDAVSVQKRLSGEDNNNYRQSLIQEYLQVTRGDLVLLEGPGNLTEGHLFDLSTLQVAEVLDAAVLLVNRYNSLLSLDALLAAKERVGDRLVGVVLNDIPPQELEMVETLVRPFLEQQGIAVLGTLPKNDLLRSVSVGELVNQLNAEVLCRSDRLDLMVESLAIGAMNVNAAVKYFRKRRNMAVVTGGDRVEIQQAALETSTQCLILTGQLPPPQFILSRAEELEIPILSVDLDTLTTVEIVDRTFGQVRVHEPIKVQCIRQLMNEHFDIERLLLKLGLSTAAALS, from the coding sequence GTGCCAAAATCTGCTAAACATCTGCTGATTGGCTCAACTGAAACTTATAGCGGAAAATCTGCAACAGTTTTGGGTTTGTCTTATCAGCTACAGCAAAAAGGACTGGATATTGCCTACGGCAAACCGCTGGGAACTTGTTTGACAACCTCTAGCGGTACCTTAATTGAAGAAGATGTCCAGTTTATTGCTTCTAGCCTGAATCTAGCAGCCAACCGCATTGCGCCTACCATGCTGGCTTTAGATGCAGTCAGTGTCCAAAAACGTTTAAGTGGCGAAGATAACAATAATTATCGCCAGTCGCTGATTCAGGAATATTTGCAAGTTACTCGCGGCGATTTAGTCTTACTGGAGGGGCCAGGCAATTTAACAGAAGGACATTTATTTGATTTATCAACGCTACAAGTCGCTGAAGTTTTAGACGCTGCGGTTTTGTTGGTTAATCGTTACAACTCGTTACTTTCTCTAGATGCGTTGTTGGCAGCAAAAGAGCGTGTAGGCGATCGCTTGGTGGGTGTTGTTCTCAATGATATTCCTCCCCAAGAATTGGAAATGGTTGAAACCCTTGTGCGTCCATTTTTGGAACAGCAAGGAATTGCCGTATTAGGAACACTGCCAAAAAATGATTTACTGCGGAGTGTCAGCGTCGGGGAACTAGTCAACCAGTTAAATGCGGAAGTTCTCTGCCGTAGCGATCGCTTAGACTTGATGGTAGAAAGTCTGGCTATTGGGGCGATGAACGTCAATGCAGCTGTCAAGTATTTCCGCAAACGGCGTAACATGGCAGTAGTCACAGGAGGCGATCGGGTAGAAATTCAACAAGCTGCCCTAGAAACCTCAACTCAATGCCTAATTCTCACAGGACAATTACCACCGCCGCAATTTATTCTCAGTCGTGCTGAAGAACTGGAAATCCCAATTTTGTCTGTTGACTTAGACACCTTGACTACCGTAGAAATTGTTGACCGGACTTTTGGTCAAGTACGTGTCCATGAACCAATTAAGGTGCAGTGCATCCGCCAATTGATGAATGAGCATTTTGATATTGAGCGTTTATTACTGAAACTGGGCTTAAGTACAGCAGCAGCCTTATCTTAG